A genome region from Meriones unguiculatus strain TT.TT164.6M chromosome 2, Bangor_MerUng_6.1, whole genome shotgun sequence includes the following:
- the LOC110545138 gene encoding LOW QUALITY PROTEIN: small ribosomal subunit protein eS1-like (The sequence of the model RefSeq protein was modified relative to this genomic sequence to represent the inferred CDS: deleted 1 base in 1 codon; substituted 1 base at 1 genomic stop codon) codes for MAVGKNKRLTKGGKKGAKKKVVDPFSKKDWYDVKAPAMFNIRNIGKTLVTRTQGTKIASDGLKGRVFEVSLAGLQNDEVAFRKFKLITEDVQGKNCLTNFHGMDLTRDKMCSVVKKXQTMIEAHDDVKTTDGYLLRLFCVGFTKKCNKQIHETSYAQHQQVRQIRKKMMKIMTQEVQTNDLKEVVNKLIPDSIGKDIEKACQSIYPLHDVFVRKVKMLKKPKFELGKLMELHGEGGRSGIATGDETGAKVEGADGYEPPVQESV; via the exons ATGGCGGTCGGCAAGAACAAGCGCCTGACGAAAGGCGGCAAGAAGGGAGCCAAGAAGAAAGTGGTCGATCCATTTTCTAAGAAAGACTGGTACGATGTGAAAGCCCCGGCTATGTTCAATATTAGGAACATTGGGAAAACACTAGTCACCAGGACTCAAGGAACCAAAATCGCCTCTGATGGCCTCAAGGGTCGTGTGTTTGAAGTGAGCCTTGCCGGTCTCCAGAATGATGAAGTCGCATTTAGAAAATTCAAGCTAATTACTGAGGATGTTCAGGGCAAAAACTGTCTGACCAACTTCCACGGCATGGATCTTACCCGGGACAAGATGTGTTCCGTGGTCAAAAAGTGACAGACCATGATTGAAGCT CATGATGATGTCAAGACGACTGATGGTTACTTGCTCCGTCTTTTTTGTGTTGGTTTCACTAAAAAATGCAACAAACAAATACACGAGACATCCTATGCACAGCACCAGCAGGTCCGCCAGATCCGGAAGAAGATGATGAAAATCATGACCCAAGAAGTGCAGACAAATGATCTGAAAGAAGTGGTTAATAAGTTAATTCCAGACAGCATTGGGAAAGACATAGAAAAGGCTTGCCAGTCCATTTATCCTCTTCATGATGTCTTCGTGAGGAAAGTAAAAATGCTGAAGAAGCCCAAGTTTGAATTGGGAAAACTGATGGAGCTCCATGGAGAAGGTGGCCGTTCTGGAATAGCGACTGGTGACGAGACGGGTGCTAAAGTTGAAGGAGCTGATGGATACGAACCACCAGTCCAAGAATCTGTTTAA